CATATACAACCGGCTATGTTGCTCCTCTACTTCTTGCCGCTTCTTTTGCTGGAGCATTGCAGGTAGGCATGATGCCATTCATTTTGAAATCAGAGCTGAATCTTGTTGGCTGTTTGTTAAAGGCTAACATACATCCGTTGCTTGTACTACGGAAAAATCAGTCATAAGTCAAAAATAATTGCAGCCACCTTATCTTACTCCGACTTTTGCTTCTAAAATACTTCAATTGTTTTTAACTCGAAAATTCAACTTAACTATATATGTACTGGCAGAATCTGTTGTCGTTCAGGAAATTCTCAGCATGGATCAACCCGGTGAGGTATGCTCAAAAATGTTCTTGACCACTATTTTTTGTCAAGTAATATTACTCTGCCGTGGTGAAGCATCTGCGTCTTATTTCTTCTTCATAATTGCTCTTAGATTTGCTGTATATTCGGTGTGACAGACTGTTAATACTTGGTTTCTTTTGCAGTGGTGCGCTTCTACTCGGTGGGGGTGTATATACTTTCTTGGATAGGCTTTTCCCAGCTACTACGATGGCCATGTAAAGGAATGTAATTCTCTgtgatcaaaataaacacaaggTAAAATAGAACTACAGAcaattatacataaatgttGGATCAACGTTATCAGTATTTCGTGTTCTTTCTCTTTTCCAGatcatttgattttataatgAATCTCCCTTTTACAAATATAGGTAATTAGGcatcatttgatattttatatattgtggTTTTGATTATGCTAAGAAGCTGTAAGGATTGATATTGCCATTGAATTGCTTATAAAGCCATAGCATGTTCTAAATAAGTACGCAAAAGGATGGTAATTAGAGGGGTTGGTCTCTTGCAGTAACAGTCTCAAGTATCAAAAGatctattatatatttatttaaaattttatccacatacaaaataattatatatatattgttagaGCATGTCGTGTTAATATCGTGCtggtaactttttttttttaactaaaaatatgattaatgtGAATATCGAAATGCAAAATAATGTTGCCCAAAGAAACATGTTTGAATGAGAACAATTAAGACATCTCGtatatttattaaatgcttGGCAAGCATCTATTCATACAAATAAAGCCATCACTCAGATATGGAGATATAAAaagaaactataaaaaaatgggaaaaaaaactgaaattgcTGCATCTACAAATAGTTTACAATTGTGCCCCGGTAGAGGTAAATTCCCTGTAAAATAACTTTTTGTTTTTAGGTTTACTATGACAAAAACAAAAGCCAAAATCATCACCTGGCTGCAACTCAGCGTTTCGTGAACATCCCCTGTGTCAATGATGAAAAATCATAATCCTTTCCTGCTTGTGAAGAATTCGTTGATGAAACTGGAGAAGCCGATTGAGGCTTGCTTGCTCCATTAGTTGCAACACTGCTTGCTGGGGTAGCTTGCCCCAATGCATAAAAGCTGCAAGAAAAAGACACGGCAAAAGTTACGATCATGGAATATGGAGCAAAACCTAAGTGTGAAACTAATGATTCATCAAATAGTTATTTATTAGAACATGTTCATGGCATGGGATTCTCGGAATACAATTATAAACTTAATACGTGTAATGCATAACCCAGAATTCGTGGCAATGTAGACCAGTATTACAGGAGAAACTCATCAATAAAACCAAgaataaagagattaaatatGTACCTGGATGATGCAACATTGTTTCCTGCTTGTTGAGTCTGTCCTATTTGCATTGTCTAAAGcagagtataaaataaaagggataaaaaaatgagaaactagCAAGATATATTTCTTTAAAGAAACTATTGCAACTATAGTAGGAAATCTACCTGCATGAGTTTCTGCAGATCAGCCTGTGCACCAACTGGCATCATCATTCCAGGTATTTGATAACCAATGTTAGGCCAAGCTTGAGTGGGTACACTAGTGCTGGTGGATGGAGGTTGTTGCATATTTCCAGCAGCAGCCATGAGGAGGGACTGTTGATGCGCTAGCAAAGCTAGTTGTTGTTGAGTGGGTAAGCTTGTGGTGGTTGATGGAGGCTGTTGACTGTTTCCAGGAGCAGCTTTAGCTGCAGCAGCCATAAGAAGGGACTGTTGCTGTGCTAACATAGCTAGTTGTTGAGTGGGTATCATGGTGCCATTGGATGGAGACTGTTGAGCATTTCCAGGAGCAGATTTAGCTGCAGCAGCCATGAGAAAGGACTGTTGCTGAGCTAGCGCAGCTAGTTGTTGTTGATGCATTGCAAAAGGCGACGGCGTGTTGGACTGAAATTGATTGAACCATGAGATAACAACATAAGACCCCACTAAAtaaaaagagacaaaaaaatCATGTTCAAAGTTCAAACGCATGACAAGGGGAAATGTTAAGGAATAATCTGATTAGCTCCGACCAGCAAATGGCCAAGCAGTATAGGTTTCTGTTTTGCACTAACTGTTCCTAAGATGCGAGAAAACAATGTTGAAAACATACCTTTTCGAAAAGGCTCATAATATCATCTTTTATGTCTTTTTGTGGCTTCTCTGTGACTTGGTTGGTTGTTATTGGAGGCGaatcattaaataaattctcaATTCCAGTAGCAGACTGAGTATTCTTCTCACCAGCTTTTGGTGGATCATTTTGGCCAGTTGCAGAAGTGTCTCCAGCAGCTACAAAAATTATCATTTGTCAAAACCAGCAGCAATAATACAATGATACCACCATAACTTTCAATACCAAGGTGGTTGGCACTTGGTAGAAAGATGTTaacataataaacataaaaggtAAGGCAATTCCAATAACCAAAAACTATGGGGAAATTCAGGACATACACTGGAAACCTGCCCAATCAATATCATCAGTAGAAGCTGCCCCAGAACCAGAAGCATTTTCACTTGAAGCATCATCCATGGACATCATGTTGAAGAGGTCCGTAGCATACTCAAATTTAGGAGGCGTGACAGGGGGAGGAGTTGTTGCCTCAACTGGTGCCGCAACAACCGTTTCAGGCTCCCGGACAGGTGTAACCTGTTAGATCAGCACAACAGTACGaaagtaaaatatttgttaGAACATTAAAGAGAGTACATTACCAGAAGAAATATGATATAACGAGAAGAAAGAAAGCGAGTTGAACAATATGCAAAACGATATCAAGATCATAGTTCtaattcatattatttgtttGCATTCTTTACACATGGCAATTTTCTCATACTTTCACTCTTAACACTACTAGCTCTTAGGCTATTCACATAAAATATATCACGAAAAACATGAATGATTGTGGTTTTCTAGACGAGTTAGAAATGAGAGTACATAACCAGCAAAAGAACTTAATACCTGATTAGGTCCCTTAGGAGGAACAGGAAGACTAATTCTTGTTGCAGGAAGGTTTTCTTTTCTGCTAGATGCTTGAATGGTTCTCCTTTCCTCGAATGAATTATCAGAATTACTAACGTGCCCATGACCACTTTTTTCTGTGGGTCTCTGCCAATGCGAAGTAGCTCTTTCATCTAACCCTCTAGGTGGTGATTTGGATCTTCTATTTCTAGGAATCCATCTCTTTTCCTCGTAcctataaaaatatacaacaaATATTGGAATAGTACAAAAATGCTCTTCACTAAAACTAAATACTAcccaaaaaaagagaagaagaaccAATGGCTACTTTGCACGGATGAAGTTCTCAATTCCAACTCTATCATAATGAGGGGGCAGCTCAGCTTCCCAGTAACTGTTTGCCTTCTCATTTCCCATCGCTGTATAATAAGACAAGCCATAGTCATATGAGTATGCTCTACTCCATCAATATCAATCAGAATTATACAGTTTCATGACCTAACAAGAAAGCTTACATTGAATAAAAGCAACCTGCTCAGGGAGCCATGTGTCCAGGGTAGCAGATCGAACCTGCAGCAAGAGACAGTAAGATGCAAACATGCACTGGGGAAACATAAAGCTTAGTCTGTTCACTGATGCAACAGAAACAGCCAGTCAGTTCAAAAAGTTAATTCCTAACCTCTCTAATCCTTTATAGTCTAAgatattatcataaaaattatgtcAAGAATACATGTCAAGTGCATTTCTGACGCACCAAGTTTTGTTTCTAAGAATGTAAGTACACCAATCCAATCACTGGTGACAAACCAAAATGTATATGTGAATTAAGAATAGAAACTGAGACAGTGTCAGCTATTCAATGAGATTTTCTGAGTCAGGAAGAACCGAAGTATGCATTCCAGACTCCGGAGATAAGAAAATCACCTTTGATATGTGCACCCCGAGACTTCTGTGGATCCCGGAACATTGCATGCATATAAAGACACCTAAATTCACACTAGCCCATCTCGGACCTCTGCAGAGAAATAAGAGACAATTATTAGAACCTgtgatgaaaatgaatggtATCACCGCCGACTGATGACCTATACAAAATATCCGTTTTGTTAAGACAGTGTCTATTTTGGGTACTCCCTTATTTGCTATTATGATATCCCAAtaatctttcttgattttcttgttacATACTTGGATTTGCAGTCAGCACATTCCTTATTCTCCGGAATTTTTAGAAGACCTTCCAAAATCTACATATGAGATCAAAAGATAAGAACTTTAATCCAGATAAGATAACAGGCTGACTGGTCATCAAATATGCAATAACCAAAACCATCCATTAAATGAGTCTATCATACCATATAGGTTAACATATCTGCAAAAGAATTGAAAATGCAggacaatatgtatgtataatatataatatatacatatacatacacgtACACATATGCATATACATGCAAAGAATACGGAGGAATTTAGCGCCCTCCAAGATATAATTTATAGGCCTCTTTGCCACATAGGAAGATTGCATAAAATTGTTCCCGATGTCCAAAGATCAACCTTtggaaagttttaaaaatacgaacaaatcaatcatattcAGCAAACTTGACGAAGATATTAGAAAGGAAGTGCATAATTAGGCAAAATTGATTTAAGAAAACCCAAGTTCAGATCTGCGAAAACAGCAAagcataatatatgatactatttaaaatgcaatttttagtgaagaaattCCATTGATCACAATGAATTTACCACCCAACTTGATCTATCTAAACCGATCTTATCctgataataatttgaatatgatCACCATTTCCTTGatacaaaacaattttttaaatcagCTCGTACTCGCCATTCGACGTTCAATTcgatcaaattcattaaacaaataaattcaaatcaaataacCAACAAATTCagatgaaataaaagaaaaatcaggTAAAAAGCAACAACAGAAAATGACACAACAAACACAGATCGAAACAATACAAGAAGgtcaaaaatggtaaaattaagaTCACCTTTCGGTGTTTCTCGTTGAGTTCCTTTGAAACGTGGGCCTTCTCGTTCATGTTTCAAGAaaactaaaaggaaaaagaaaatctatgGCGCGCGCGTgcgtgagagagagagagagagagagagacgaTGGCGATTACGAAGAGTCGAACATAAAGAAGAAAGGGTAATTTCGAAAGAAAGATAAGGTCAATTCGGTCTTTTTCCAGgcctctctttctctctttctttccctCTCTCTCCCCTTCTGGTTTTCTTCCTCGGACTTTTTATGcgattcaaaagaaaatgaatgcagaataataataaaaaattaaatgaaaaaaaaattggtctCCGCTCCTTTgacctttattttaattttttataatattatcttatttattaatttcccGGGAATTTTCGGTTTCGAATTTTCGGGCCCCTATATTTTCTCTTTGGTTTTTCACGCGCGTGCGAGGACTTGTTGCTTTGGTTGGCGCCGCGGAGTTTTACATTTACGGTTACCTCGTACGTGTGAATACGTTGCCTGCCTTTCCCGTCTTTAATTtcgatttttgtttttagtgaGTATTATTATCTTAGAGATATTTTCGCATATTTAATATGcttttattcaataattttactattttaagcATGCTTCACGTCTAAATATAGTTATCctagttttgtttttcttaaataaaatatttgatatattaatattattattattttaatttcacattaaataaattttctaaatttattatccATAATCTAAATTATTACTTGAGTTCAttgattcataaaaaaaattaaattttttcttaaatggTATCATACCCCATGATatgatgcaaaatttttttatctacaTAATTAGCATCGACATTATAATATTTGGATTCACGATCTaaataatttgtagctttaattataaaaaatttatatatatttaatttgaataaaaacttATGATAAGCTATATCCTTTTTacaatacataaattaagtaaaattatataaattttataaaaagttttataaattatctaaAACTTTCATAacataacttataaataatataatttttaccataaatttagaaaactttttattataaataagatATGATAAAAAgctat
The nucleotide sequence above comes from Gossypium raimondii isolate GPD5lz chromosome 13, ASM2569854v1, whole genome shotgun sequence. Encoded proteins:
- the LOC105782181 gene encoding ADP-ribosylation factor GTPase-activating protein AGD5 isoform X2; protein product: MQCSGIHRSLGVHISKVRSATLDTWLPEQVAFIQSMGNEKANSYWEAELPPHYDRVGIENFIRAKYEEKRWIPRNRRSKSPPRGLDERATSHWQRPTEKSGHGHVSNSDNSFEERRTIQASSRKENLPATRISLPVPPKGPNQVTPVREPETVVAAPVEATTPPPVTPPKFEYATDLFNMMSMDDASSENASGSGAASTDDIDWAGFQSAGDTSATGQNDPPKAGEKNTQSATGIENLFNDSPPITTNQVTEKPQKDIKDDIMSLFEKSNTPSPFAMHQQQLAALAQQQSFLMAAAAKSAPGNAQQSPSNGTMIPTQQLAMLAQQQSLLMAAAAKAAPGNSQQPPSTTTSLPTQQQLALLAHQQSLLMAAAGNMQQPPSTSTSVPTQAWPNIGYQIPGMMMPVGAQADLQKLMQTMQIGQTQQAGNNVASSSFYALGQATPASSVATNGASKPQSASPVSSTNSSQAGKDYDFSSLTQGMFTKR
- the LOC105782181 gene encoding ADP-ribosylation factor GTPase-activating protein AGD5 isoform X1, coding for MNEKAHVSKELNEKHRKILEGLLKIPENKECADCKSKGPRWASVNLGVFICMQCSGIHRSLGVHISKVRSATLDTWLPEQVAFIQSMGNEKANSYWEAELPPHYDRVGIENFIRAKYEEKRWIPRNRRSKSPPRGLDERATSHWQRPTEKSGHGHVSNSDNSFEERRTIQASSRKENLPATRISLPVPPKGPNQVTPVREPETVVAAPVEATTPPPVTPPKFEYATDLFNMMSMDDASSENASGSGAASTDDIDWAGFQSAGDTSATGQNDPPKAGEKNTQSATGIENLFNDSPPITTNQVTEKPQKDIKDDIMSLFEKSNTPSPFAMHQQQLAALAQQQSFLMAAAAKSAPGNAQQSPSNGTMIPTQQLAMLAQQQSLLMAAAAKAAPGNSQQPPSTTTSLPTQQQLALLAHQQSLLMAAAGNMQQPPSTSTSVPTQAWPNIGYQIPGMMMPVGAQADLQKLMQTMQIGQTQQAGNNVASSSFYALGQATPASSVATNGASKPQSASPVSSTNSSQAGKDYDFSSLTQGMFTKR